In one window of Vibrio sp. JC009 DNA:
- the glnL gene encoding nitrogen regulation protein NR(II) has translation MSKDLSTAILENVVTATIMLDESLVIRYANPAAEQLFSQSIKRMMDCPLTQFIQHASLDLALLTQPLQSGQSITDSDVTFVIDGKPLMLEVTVSPISWQKKLMLLVEMRKIGQQRRLTQELNQHAQQQAAKLLVRGLAHEIKNPLGGLRGAAQLLEKMLPEPSLTEYTQIIIEQADRLRSLVDRLLGPQKPGKKKEENLHIVLEKVRQLVELEAPAITVERDYDPSLPEILMDPDQIEQAMLNIVSNAAQILADREDGTIILKTRTVHQANIHGHRYKLAARIEIIDNGPGIPAKLQDTLFYPMVSGREGGTGLGLSISQNLIDQHKGKIDVESWPGRTTFTIYLPI, from the coding sequence GTGAGCAAAGATCTTTCAACTGCAATACTGGAAAATGTAGTGACAGCGACAATCATGCTGGATGAAAGCTTAGTTATTCGTTATGCCAATCCGGCTGCTGAGCAACTTTTTTCACAGAGCATAAAGCGCATGATGGATTGTCCGCTGACTCAGTTTATCCAGCACGCCTCTTTGGACCTGGCGCTGCTGACTCAGCCACTACAAAGCGGTCAGAGTATTACCGACAGCGATGTTACCTTTGTTATTGATGGCAAGCCGCTAATGCTGGAGGTAACGGTAAGCCCGATTTCCTGGCAGAAAAAGCTGATGCTGCTAGTTGAAATGCGCAAAATCGGCCAGCAAAGGAGGCTGACACAGGAACTGAATCAGCATGCCCAGCAGCAGGCCGCTAAGTTACTGGTTCGTGGTCTGGCACATGAGATTAAAAACCCGCTGGGCGGTTTACGCGGCGCAGCACAGCTGCTGGAAAAAATGCTGCCGGAGCCATCGCTGACCGAATATACCCAGATCATTATTGAGCAGGCAGACAGACTGAGATCTCTGGTTGACCGTCTGCTTGGACCGCAAAAACCGGGTAAAAAGAAAGAAGAAAATCTGCATATTGTTCTGGAAAAAGTGCGCCAGCTGGTTGAGTTGGAAGCTCCGGCGATCACAGTGGAGAGAGATTACGATCCAAGCCTTCCCGAAATCCTTATGGACCCGGACCAGATTGAGCAGGCCATGCTAAATATCGTCAGTAATGCGGCACAGATTCTCGCCGACCGGGAAGATGGAACCATCATTCTGAAAACCAGAACCGTGCATCAGGCAAATATCCATGGTCACAGGTACAAGCTGGCAGCCAGGATAGAAATTATTGATAACGGCCCGGGCATTCCAGCCAAACTGCAGGATACGCTTTTTTATCCAATGGTAAGCGGAAGAGAAGGCGGAACAGGGCTTGGCTTGTCAATTTCACAGAATTTAATCGACCAGCATAAAGGCAAAATAGACGTAGAAAGCTGGCCGGGTAGAACCACATTTACTATTTATTTACCTATCTGA